The region TACTTTTTTCATTGTAAAAAGGGATTGTTTAGTTATTTTTGCAAGCGAAATTATAGAAACAATAAAAAACGAAAATGACCGCAGACAAATTAACGACTTTCGATGTCTTAATCGAAATACCAAGAGGAAGCAGAAATAAATACGAGTACGATTTTGAAATTAAAAGAATGCGTTTCGACAGAATGTTATTCTCATCAATGATGTACCCAGCTGATTACGGATTTATTCCGGAAACTTTAGCTTTAGACGGAGATCCTCTTGACGTATTAGTTTTGGTAAACGAGCCAACTTTCCCTGGATGTGTGATGGAAGTGAAGCCAATTGGAGTTTTCCACATGGCAGATGACAAAGGACCAGACGAGAAAATTATTTGTGTACCAGTTTCAGACCCAATTTGGAATTCATTAACTGATTTATCAGATATCAACCCTCACTTAGTAAAAGAAATCGAGCACTTCTTCCAGGTTTACAAAGATCTTGAAAACAAAAAAGTAGATGTTGAAGGATGGGGAGACGTAAAAGAAGCATTCGATATTATTGCTGAATGTACTAAGCGTTTTAACGATATTGAAAATAAACCAGAGGGATTATTTAGTATTAAATAATTTAAGTACTCATAATATATAAAAAAAGCAATACTGCCGTCAGGAGTATTGCTTTTTTGTTTAAATTCGTTTTAGTTAGATTGTTGACTATTAACCAAAACCATTACTATATTATGAATGCATTTATGATTTACCTGCCAATTGTTATGGCAGTTTTAGGATTACTTTTCATGGGAATAAAAAGGAGTTGGGTTTTAAAACAAGACGCCGGAGACGGTAAGATGAAAGAGATTTCAGATTACATCTACGAAGGAGCCTTAGCCTTCCTCAAAGCTGAATACAAGTTATTAACCATATTTGTAATTATTGCCAGTTTAGCCTTAGCAGGAATTACTTTTATCCCGGGAGTTAAAACACATTTATTAATAGTAATTGCATTTATTTTTGGTGCTTTATTTTCGGCTTATGCAGGAAATATTGGAATGAAAATAGCAACTAAAACAAACGTTAGAACTACTCAGGCAGCGCGTACAAGTTTACCTCAGGCTTTAAAAGTATCTTTTGGCGGAGGAACGGTAATGGGATTAGGTGTTGCAGGGCTGGCGGTTTTAGGATTGACAGCTTTTTTTATAATCTTTTTTAATTTATTTT is a window of Flavobacterium crocinum DNA encoding:
- a CDS encoding inorganic diphosphatase — protein: MTADKLTTFDVLIEIPRGSRNKYEYDFEIKRMRFDRMLFSSMMYPADYGFIPETLALDGDPLDVLVLVNEPTFPGCVMEVKPIGVFHMADDKGPDEKIICVPVSDPIWNSLTDLSDINPHLVKEIEHFFQVYKDLENKKVDVEGWGDVKEAFDIIAECTKRFNDIENKPEGLFSIK